AGGTCCAAAGCCCGTCAAAGCACTGCTGGCCATCCTGATCGCCATTGCTGTGTTCTTCTTGCTCATGCAAGTGGTATTTCCCTGGGTATCTTCGCTGATGCCCTATAACGATGTGGCTGTTTAAAGCCCCAGGTTGTTAATCACTTCCTGGGCAATGAGCTGGGCTTTAAGCGATTGTGCCTGATCGCTCCACGCCACCACGGCCACAGGGCCGCGCTGCACAGCAAATACCGCGCCCTCAGGGCCACCGGCGCGTCCACCATCCCAACCACCAGGCAAGGTGGCAGGTTCGGTGCTATCAATGGGCGCTGCCCAATCCACCACCGCGCGGGCCTGCTCCTCATCGGGCATGTGGCGAATTAATACCGTTGCCTGGGGCAGATCACCATAACCCCAAAAACCACAGGCCGGGGGATCGAAACGCTCATCCACGCCGGTGCGCGTCACCTTCTGGCCGTTGGTTTCCGCCAACCATTGCGCATCAAGATAGGGGCATGGGGCGTCGACAAGCTCCGGCATGGTCTCAGGAGCAATGGCAGCGAGGCTTGGCTGTGAAGGCTGCGGCTCTGGGGCCTCAGGCGCGCTCGTGCAAGCACTCAGCAGCAGGGCGCAAGCGATTAGAGTACGTTTCATGTATCCCAGCCTAGAGACTGATCGCCGATTATTGCGCGCCGTGAACGTGCTTACCTCCGTGCTGCTGTTTGTGGCATTGATCGGAGTGATCGATCTCCACCGCCGCGACGCCATCCTCGCAGTCGTGCTGGCCTCCATCTTCGCGCTCGTCTACGCCTACGGCACCTATAAATCCATCCGCGGCGGCTGGCTCGAACTCGCCTGGCTAGCAAC
This window of the Corynebacterium pseudopelargi genome carries:
- a CDS encoding DUF2020 domain-containing protein, which codes for MKRTLIACALLLSACTSAPEAPEPQPSQPSLAAIAPETMPELVDAPCPYLDAQWLAETNGQKVTRTGVDERFDPPACGFWGYGDLPQATVLIRHMPDEEQARAVVDWAAPIDSTEPATLPGGWDGGRAGGPEGAVFAVQRGPVAVVAWSDQAQSLKAQLIAQEVINNLGL